CGAGGTAGACTTCGAAGTATGTGGAAAGACCTGCAAACGGGATGACGATCGCCGTTGCAAGACTCGGATCTGCGAGCATCTGTGCTTCGGTCGGGATGTGCTCAATCAGCCAGAAGAAGATAGGGACCGTCAAAACCAGAATATATGCCATGGGTTTGAACTGGTTTTTGGACATCTCCATCTGATCGGCCATCATTGCCTGCTGACGTGCCTGCATCTTCTTGATGAGCTTCTCATCTCCCGAAAGCTGAGCTTCGCGAAACTTGGCCTGAAACTCTTTCGTCTTTGCCTGATTCTCAGCCATCTTCTCGTAATCTATGGTGTATTTCTGAATCAGGGATGAGTAAAAACCCGTGATGGTGGCGAGAATCAGAACAAGAGCAAAGAACGGCAGGCCAAGTGCCGCAAAAGGACCTATAACGATATTGACAACGCCTGCAATAACCTGACGGGCTTCCTGCCAGCCGTAAAGCATCATCATGCCAAATACTACAGCAAGGGTTATATACATACTGTTTTTCTTGCTGAACTCGGCTCTGTCCATAGCAAGTTACCTCAGCGTTGCTACAAGATCATCGACAGCCTTGTCTAAAAGGAAGTCTGCATTGGTGATGATCTTTACCGTACATCCGGTAAGCATGGAGTATGCAGCGGCGAATGCACGGTTCATTTCCTGATGCTCGGCGATGGATTTCGAACCCTCAACGTCACGAACACGCGTTTCGTCGGAGAGTCTGCGAACAAGGATCTGATCGTTGTCGGTCTCGACGAGAACAATCACGTCCGGTATAATTGCTGACACAACCCACTCAGGAAGACCGGCAAGATATCCATTCGGGGTCTTAACCGATGCATGGGTATCAACGATCACATTACCGTCGATTGCAGCGATCTTTTCGGCTGCGGTTTTCTGGAGGCGCTTCTGGGCAATACGGTCGAGCTTTCTCATCTGGTCACGATCGGTGACAAGGCCATCAGCCTGAGCGACTTCAAACATGAAACTGCCGAAGTTGAGATTCTGATATTTAACGCCTTCAGCGGTGATTTTGTCAAATGCCGCGTTGATGACGGTGGTTTTTCCAACGCCGGGAACGCCGGTAATGATTACTTTTTTGCCTGACATGGTTATTCTCTTCCTTTGGA
The sequence above is a segment of the uncultured Methanocorpusculum sp. genome. Coding sequences within it:
- a CDS encoding EMC3/TMCO1 family protein, giving the protein MDRAEFSKKNSMYITLAVVFGMMMLYGWQEARQVIAGVVNIVIGPFAALGLPFFALVLILATITGFYSSLIQKYTIDYEKMAENQAKTKEFQAKFREAQLSGDEKLIKKMQARQQAMMADQMEMSKNQFKPMAYILVLTVPIFFWLIEHIPTEAQMLADPSLATAIVIPFAGLSTYFEVYLGFFPLWILWYMLCSLVMSQIIRKSLNIGGM
- a CDS encoding adenylate kinase — protein: MSGKKVIITGVPGVGKTTVINAAFDKITAEGVKYQNLNFGSFMFEVAQADGLVTDRDQMRKLDRIAQKRLQKTAAEKIAAIDGNVIVDTHASVKTPNGYLAGLPEWVVSAIIPDVIVLVETDNDQILVRRLSDETRVRDVEGSKSIAEHQEMNRAFAAAYSMLTGCTVKIITNADFLLDKAVDDLVATLR